The DNA region TAGAACAATTAATGTCAATATCAAAATTGTGAAAAACTAACATTATCAGAAAAAATTATTTTTTAATTAACGGATATGCTGCACAAATTACCTCAGCTGTTTTATACCTTAACAAAGGATATTCAAGTTGTTCGATAATTGTTTACAAATGTAAAACTATGCTGCTTGTATAATCTATTGACAAAGCCGTAAAAATTCGTTATAATATACACGCAGTTGAAACTGCAATTGATTTTGAAGAGTAAAATTACGTTCGTTAAGTGTTGACTGAACGGGGAGTTGTCAGTCAAACGAAAAGCCGTGCAGAAAAACTGCGGGCTTGCGGTTCGTATTTTGCATCCCGCTTCATAGGACAACAGATAAAAGACTCGTTGGCAGTATATCTGCTTATACGCCTTCTTTTCTGTCGTATGATGTGGAAAAGGAGGTTATTTTTATGCAGACAAACAATTCAGCAGCAAAAAACAACATCAGGGTATTCGGAACAGTGGCTGTTATGACAGCTTCGGCTATACTTGCAGCCCTCAGTATCATACTGGGCAAATTTCTCTCTATCCCTGTCGGCAACAGTATACGCATAGGTTTTGAAAATCTGCCCATAGTAATTGCATCCATCTTATTCGGACCTGTGATCGGTGCTGCAACAGCGGTCGCGGCGGATATCGTAGGCTGTATACTCCATGGATATCCTATCAATCCCATAATAACTGTGGGTGCACTTTGCATAGGTCTTATCTCGGGTTATGTTTACAGACAGATAGCTAAAAACGACACAGAGCACATAAGCACAGACAGAAGTATGCATTGGGTGAAGATATTCATAAGCGTTGTCGCCGCCTATGCTATCGGTTTAATGGTCATCAAGTCGCTGGGTCTGTATATTGCATACGGCACACCTTTCCAGACCATTGTGTTCCGTGTTATCACCGCATCTGTCAGTGCAATTATCGATGCGACAATAGTATGGGCGCTCATGCAGAATAAGAGCTTTATGAAAGAGATCGGCAGGATAATAAAAAGATGACATATGAACAAACTCTAGGATATCTGAGAAAAGCCGCAACGAGAGGCAGTGTTCTGGGTCTTGACCGTGTAAAAGAACTGCTTCATCTGTTGGGCGACCCTCAGGAAAAGTTAAAAATAATACATATCTCGGGCACAAACGGCAAAGGTTCATTTGCGGCTATGCTGTCTTCGGTACTGCGCTGTTCGGGATACAGGACAGGCAGTTTCTGTTCGCCTGCTATGACAGGCGTGACAGACAGTTACCGTATAAACGGCGCTGAAATATCAAAAGATCGCTTTGCAGATCTTATCGGCACTATTGTGCCAATTGCGGAATCCATGGCTGAAAAGCCAACAGAATTTGAAGTTATCGCCGCAGCCGCATATCTGCTTTTTGCAGAAGAAAACTGCGATATCGCTGTGGTGGAATGCGGCATGGGAGGCGACGGCGACGCGACCAACGTTATGAAAGCTCCCCTGCTGTCGGTCATAACCAATGTTGCACTTGACCACTGCGGATTTCTTGGCAGTACAACAGCCGAGATAGCAGGTCACAAGGCGGGCATAATCAAGCAGGACTGTCCCGCTTATTTCGGCGGAAAAGACAGCGATGCTCTCGCCGTGATATCAAAACGTGCGGAACAGCTTGGCGCACCTCTGGCTCTGTATGATGACAGTCCGCTTTCAGATATCTCATACAGCCTTGACGGTATATCCTTCCGATGGAAGGGAGAAAACTACATGGTACCTCTGTGCGGCACATATCAGCGCGATAACATCGTCAACCTTATGTGCTGTGTGGATATACTAAGAAAACATGGTATGACCATAGATACCGACAGCCTTCGCAAAGGTCTTGCAGAGACCGTATGGCAGGGCAGATTCGAGGTAATGTACCGCGATCCTTATGTTGTATACGACGGTGCCCATAATCCCGACGGCATTGCAAAGGCGGCAGAAAGTATTGAGATGTACTTTCCAGACAAGGCAGTTCTGCTTATCGGCGTTATGGCTGATAAGGATTACAGGCTTTATGCGGATATGCTGGGCAGGTTTATAGAAAAAGTGTACACCGTTACTCCTGACAATCCAAGGGCACTGAACAGTGCCGCCCTTGCGGAAGTTTTCGCCGATAAGAACATAGCTGCCGAAAGCTTTGAATATCTCCCCGACGGAGTTTCAGCCGCTTACGAACACGCAAAAGAAAAAGGCTTGCCCCTGATCGCACTCGGCTCGCTTTATATGTACCGTGAATTCAGGGAAGCTATGAAGCTTATACTTGATAAAACGATCAGCACATAAATAATAAAGATCATCGGAGCCGAGATTCCGATGATCTTTTTTTCTTCTGTCGATCAGCACAAATGTTCCACGTGGAACATTTGTGCTATAATCAGAACTATCCAAGAAAAGGATCCCCTGCCCTTACAAACAGAGGATCCTTTATCGGGGAAATGTTATATGTTAGCTGAGACTCCAACTATCTACAGATGCATTGTTATTGAATACGAAATAGAGATCGTTCTTGCCGCTGAGATCTACAACAGGAACGGTGATTTCCTGCATGGAAGAACCTGCGGGTATCTCAACATATGTAACTGCTTTTCCGCTTGCACTGCCCGTGCATACCTTTACGATACAGCCTGTGCTTGAAGAAGCCTTGAGTGTCAGGTTCTGAGCGTTGCTTCCGCAGTCAACGCCCTGAACACGGTACCAGCTGCCCTTCTTGGCCTGTACGATAGAGTTTCCGCTGCCGCTGATGGTGATGCCACCCTGATGCGAAAATGTAGCTGCACGCTGAGTCTTGTATGGATCAAAGGACTTGATCTGGCTCAAACCCTTCTTAGTGCCTGTAACAGCCTGTATAGTACCATCGGAATTGATGTTCACCTTGTCGATATGAGTGCTGCGGTATCCGCCCTTGAGTCCCATGCTGTCCTGTAAGTACTGTGCATGGTATGTCAGGTACCACTGATTGTTGAACTTGAAGAATGTGTGGTGGTTGTTTCCGCCTGTGCCGAAGAATGTACCTATGCCCTTGAATGCTTCGCCCTTGTAGGTGAAGGGGCCGAGAGGACTGCTGCTGACCATATAGTTGATAGCGCCGCCTGTCAGGCCATACTGATTTCCGCCGGTGTTGAAATTAGAGCAGTAGCTGTAATAGTACTTGCCGTTGAACTTGTGTATACCGCTGTCCTCAAAGAGATAAGGCGCATCGATTGCCTGAGGTGTACCAACGATAGAAGTCATATTATCGCTGAGCTTTACGCATCTTGCAGTCTTAGGATGAGCGTACTGTGAGTTGGGAACACCGCCGCCGAAGTACAGGTAGCCTGTGCCGTCGTCATCGACCAGTACAGCGGGGTCAAACAGCCATTCAACGTTGCCGCAGTTAGGAGTCTGACGGGAGATCAGTGCCTTGCCGATAGGATCTTTCCAGGGACCTGTGGGGCTGTCAGCTTCCAGTACAGCTATTCCGTTGCCGCCGTTTGCAAAGTAAAGGAAGAACTTCTCCTTGCCGTTGATCTTCTTATGGCAGGCAGTAGGTGCCCAGGAATTTCCGCCCCATTTGCAGAGACCGTTAGAACCTGCAGCATTGATGAGGCCGTGATCTGTCCAGTTTACAAGGTCATCGGAAGAAATACATCTCAGGCAGTTTATGGAACTGTACTCGATGTCCTTGACCTTGCCGTTGCTGTACAGCAGATGGTCATCTGTCATAAAGATGTATACTCTGCCGTTGTATTCCATTACTCCGGGATCTGCGCCGAAATACTGGGATATCAGAGGATTGTTCTCGCTATCCTTCTTATAGCATTTTTCAAGATTTACATAACCGAACTTACTTGCCATTTCTGTGAGATCTATCTTATATACTGTCGGGAACTTGTCTATCTTGCCCAGGATATAATCCTGAAGTGCGCTGATATCATCGCTGTTTACTTCACCGCTCTTGTCAACATCGGCAGCCTTTTCGGAATTCGTATCCTCGAATCCTCTTATCAGTCCGCGCTTGGCAAGAAGAAGATCCATAACATCTATATCGCCGTCAAAATTGACATCGCCTCTGCCGTCGCGCTTAGGCTTTGAACTGCTGCCTGAACCGCCTACACTTACGACCTTTGCTTCATCGATATAGAAATTGCCTGTGACATCAACGGTCTCAACATAGAGTATCATATCGCTTGCATCATCGGGAAGCTGGAAACTGGGGTTTGAAAGCTCCATCCACTGTCCGCGGGAAGCTGTGCCCTCAGCTATGTGAGCGTAGTTTACAGTACCGGTAGAATCGGTGTACTGCAGTGAGAGCAGGAAGGTCTGCTGGCTCTCGCCATCTTCATAGTCTACGTGTACGCTGAAGCTGTAGCTCTGACCGGGTATGAAATACGAGGTATCAAGAGTTTTCTGAAGGCCTTGCCATGCACTTGTACGGTCTTTTATGAGAAGAGCGTTGGTTCCGGCAAAAGGATGTCTGCCGCTGAGCGTTAACTCGCCTGCGCCTCTGACTTCCCAGTTATCACTGCTGTCCTCAAACGTATCATAGTAGTAATAGCTTTCCTCGGCATTTGCGCTTGTAGCAACATCTGACGGGAATGCTGATTGTGAAAAAAGCATAGCACCCGCTAAAGCCGCGGTAGTCAGCTTTTTAACATTCGAGCTGATTTTCATGTCAATTCCTCCCTCTGGATGTGTATAAAAAACAACTAAAAACCGTGTCGTTATATTGGCACATATCATATTTTGTTATTTTATTATACCAAATTCATTCAAAGCGGTCAACTCAAATCATGAACATTTGACGTAAAAAGTGGATATTATTATGTTCAATTATTTATTATTTTTATCAAAAATTCAATGTTATCAGACAGGTCAAAACATCCGAAAATGCCGTCCACTGCGTATTCAAACCATACAGAACACTCTTTGGACATTATTTCTGCAAATGCTAATATCCTGATATTATCTGAAATGCGCAGTGTCCAAAAATGCATTTCGCCTGAAAGTAGAAAATCAAAGTATGATATCTACACCAATACTCATCTGAATTTAACCTATCACAGCATTTACCGTCCGCATATTTTGAAATCGATTTCAACAATATCACGAAAATATAAAGCAGTAATCGGTCAATTCGCGGAAAAATGTTTTTACTTATTGACAATCTTCTTATAATATTGTATAATATCAGCATATTAAACTGCCTGAGATATCTCAATATCAGGCAGCCGAAGAGGGGAATGTATTTATGTTAAAAAAACTGATCTCAGGGCTGACCGCTGCAGCATCTGCCTGCACGATAGTCCTCGCTCCGGCTTCAGGGATAGCCGAAAAAAGCGCTGCTGTAATTCCTGCATCCGCAGCAACTGCTGATTCCTATCACGATGACTGGCTGCACGTAAACGAAAATGCCGAAGTAGTTGATATGAACGGTAATCCTGTATGGATGACAGGCTGCAACTGGTTCGGATATAACGTTGGAAGTCAGGTATTCGACGGCGTATGGAGCCTGAATATGCATCAGGCGCTCAACGAGATAGCAGACCACGGCTTCAATCTGCTTCGTGTACCCATGTCCACCGAGATACTTCTGCAGTGGAAAAACCGCAAGCCCGATCCTATCATCAAGCTGAACGAATGGAAGAATCCCGAGCTCACACTTGAAGGTGTCGAAGGCGGTACTCCCATGTACAGCTTTGATATCTGGAACAAGGCTGTGGAATGGTGCAGAGAGAACGGTATCAAGATAATGATGGACGTTCACTGCGCTACTACCAATGCCGCAGGTCATAACTACGCACTGTGGTACGACAGCAACTACAGCGAGAAGGACTGGCTCGATGCACTGGCATGGTTCGCTGACTACTACAAGGACGATGATACGATCATCGCCATCGACCTCAAGAACGAGCCCCATGGCAAAAAGGACGATGGTATCTTTGCTAAATGGGACGGCTCCAGCGATGCCAACAACTGGCGTTATGCCGCTGAAAAGGGCGCTAAAGCCTGCCTCGATAAGAACCCTAACCTCCTCATAATGGTAGAGGGCATAGAGGTTTATCCTAAGTTTGAAAAGGGCTTCGACTGGAATTCGGGTTCCACCGATTATGCTCATTACGGCGATCCCGATTATCAGCCTTACCACGGCGCATGGTGGGGCGGCAACTTCCGCGGCGCAAGGGATTATCCTGTAAACCTCGGCAAGTATCAGAGCCAGCTGGTATACTCACCCCATGACTACGGTCCTCTGGTTTACGAGCAATCATGGTTCCACCTGCAGGGTAAGGGTCCTAACTATACAAGCTATAAATTCGACAGAAAATCTCTGCTTAAAGAGTACTGGTATGATTCATGGGCTTTCCTTGTTGAAGAGAAGATCTCTCCCCTGCTGATGGGCGAATGGGGCGGACGTATCGACTCTGTCAACGATCCCTCGGGTGCAAACAAGCACTGGATGGAAGTTCTCCGTGACTATATGATAGAAAAGCGTATCCACCACACCTTCTGGTGCTTCAACGAAAATTCCAGCGATACAGGCGGACTTATCGCCAGCGACGGCAACTGGGATCACTGGGACGAAGAGAAGTATGAATTCGTTAAGCCCTCGCTCTGGCAGGACGAAAAGGGAAAATTCATCAGTCTTGACCATAAGATAAAGCTTGGTAAGTCCGGAAATGGTATATCCCTCAGCGATTATTATTCCACTTCACATTCCGATCCTGATCCCGATCCGGATCCTCAGCCTCAGAATAATGATTATCCTAAGAACGTTAAGGTCAATTACAGCACACAGTATCACCAGGTACAGTTTATCTGGGATAAAGTTCAGGGCGCTGACAAGTACGGCATCGCTGTATACCTGGCAGGAAAATGGAGAGTACAGACTTCCAATATCACAACTAACAACTATGTAACTCCCAAGAACCTGACACCCGGCATGACCTACAAGGTTGCAGTTGCTGCAAGAGTGAACGGCAAGTGGAACACCACAGACCCCATCAAGAACGCAATAACTGTTACTATTAAGTAATCTTTCACATACCATATAACGGCAGTTTCTTCGGGAACTGCCGTTTGCTTTTACAAAAATAAAAACACCGTCCATACCATAAAAAGTACAGACGGTGATCTTATTGCATCGGAAGATACGACGATATTTTACTACCTGCTTTTTTTGCTGAGAATAGCACTTTTAAGTGCGCCCGTGGGGTCTTTCACCAGTAAAACGATGACCCAGATGACCAGTGCCAGGGCGATGACCGACAGACCAAGGAAGGCATCATTCAGCATATCTGCACCTGCGGGCTGAAAGTATTCAGCACCGCTTTCAAGATATTCGACCACTGCATCAACGAGCCACATTAGAGATGCGCCCCAGAACATATACAGCAGAACGCCTGTCTTCAGCTTTCTTGCTTTCTCACTTGAATACCATACCACAGTAGATATAACCGCCGCGATAACTGTTATCAGTAGTGTCATGCTGTGGCACCAGCTTTCTTTTCAGATTTATTATCAGAAGCTGTTATCTTATTTGAAACTATCACCAGACCTGCCCAGACGGCGGTAACAAGTATCGCCATAGCAGACCCCGAAGTCGCCATCTCATGGAGCATTTCCGCGGTATCAGCAGGATCATTTGCCGCTGTCAGAAATGGGAAGAAAGGTGTTACCTCACCATGCCATACGTGTTCAAACGCCAGCAGTCCCGAACCGCCCCACAGCATACCGTTGAGCCATTTCAGCTTATCTGCAAAACCGATCTTCATCCGGCTGCCATCCTTGTCCTCACTTTTCTCCTTTTTTGCGACTACCTTCTGTATAACAGTCGTAACTATCGCCTCTGTTGCAGGCACTACAAAACAAGCCATTTTTATTCCTCCAAATTATTTATCCCAGCCAAGCGCTTTTCTCTTGGCTTTCATATCAGCAACTATCTTCTCGCCCAGCTTTACAGGGTCTGTATCAACATTCATGGACGAACCCAGTGTCTCCAAAGTACCGTATTTCAGGAACTCGATAACATTCTTTGAACCGTATATCTGTGCTTCAACACAGTGATATGAGCTTATACCGTTCAGCCTGAATCCCAGTGCCGCATCTATGCCCTTTTCGTTGCCCCATTCAGGCGATGAAAATGCAAAAGGCATCTCATACATCTTATGGCCCAGCGCACCTGCAACTCCTGCAAATATTCCCGATGAACGTGTATTATCGATACATTCTCCCACGTGCCATACAGGGGGCAGGTCGGGTTCAAGGAACTCTCTCAGGCTCTCTCCTGCTTTCTCTTTGCCCGATACAGCACAGTATCCCAGCTTCATAAGCGGGAAAGAAGCACAGCCGTTGGAGATTATCAGAACATTGTTTTTCAGCAGAACATCAGCCACATCTACGATGCACTTTTCGTACAGCACCTTGGGATTGTTACATCCCACCATGTTCACGATACCCAGTATCCTGCCGTCCTTTATAGCTTCCGCAAGGGGCTTCATGCTGCCGAAACGCTTGTGGATATATTCCACCGAGAAACCGACTTCTGCTTCCACCTCATATGGCGGTATGTAAACTGGTATACCCTTTCTTGCTTCAAAGCTTTCGATAGCACGGCGAACGATCTTTTCGGCAAGCGCCTTTGTTTCGCCGATATTTGAATGATGATGATCGTATTCATATCGTTCAGCACCGGGAAGTCTCGCTGACTCACTGGTAGTAACAACAGTGGTCTTGAAGCAGTGTGCAACTTCCATGATGGACGGGAATACGTCCTGAACATCAGCCACCCAGAGATCAAGTGCGCCTGTTCCCAGTACCAGTTCAGCTGATACAGCATTTGAAAGCGGGATAACTCCTGCATATCTGTACATAGCCGAAAGCCCCGAACAGCATATGCCGTAAAAACGTATGCCCTTTGCACCTGCTTTTTTGGCGAGTTCTATCAGGTCTTCACGCTTTCCTGCTTCAACTATCTGGCTTACAAGCAGAGGCAGATGACCATGTACCGCGATATTAACATATCCCTTTTCAAGCGCACCGATATTGACCTTTGAAGTCACTCTGTCGCCTACGCCGAAAAGGCTGTCCGTTGCGATAGATGCACCTACAACTCCCGAGAATGTGAACGCCAGACCACATCTCAAAAACTGCTGCATTACCGACTTCCAGTCGCCGTCGGTCGCACATCCGGATTTGTGATAAGCTTCAAAAACTTCATGATATGCGCTTATGGGCAGGATATCCAGATCTTTCCATACTTCCTGTCTTTCAGGAACAGCACAGGCTGATATGGTCTTGTACTCACCGGGCACCGATCTTGACATATCTTCCAGCAGTGCGTCCGCAAGATCTTTGGCAACATTTTTCAGCTGACGGTTCTTCTGCTTTATGCCGAAAGCTTCCGCCGTTGAACGTATCTTCTGTTCGCCCATTATGGGAACATCAAGCTTGCCCTCTGCCGCCCATTTCAGTGCAAGCATTACTTCTCTCGCGTGCATACCATGCTGTGCAGCACCTGCCGCAGCGGAACGGAGAAGATTTCTTGCAACGATGAGGTCTGCATCAGCACCGCAGATACCCTTTGGGGATTTCGCAGTTATACGACATGGTCCCATATTGCATATCTTACAGCATATGCCTGCCAGACCGAAATTACACTGAGGTTTCTGCTTATCAAAGCGGTCGAACGCAGTATCTATACCAAGCTGTTCCATGCGCAGCAACATTTCCCTTACAGCAGGGTCTGGGGTCTGATCGATGACGTCCTGCTTGCTGGGAAAAGTCTTTTTATACTCGGTAACAGCGTTCATATAATCCCTGATGAATGCCTGCGGATCATCAGCCTCACCCTCACTATGGCTTGCTTTTAATATCACAGTAGGGATACCGTGTTCATCAAAGCCGATGATGTTTCTGTGTGAATGGATATGTGCAGGCGAATGATGGTCATGTTCGTGATGATGTTCATGATGATGCTCATGCTCGTGACAGTGTTTATGTTTATTCTCGCTCATAATACCAGCCTCTCTTAAAAATACAATTCATATTATACCACAACACTATGAATTGTTCAATACCCTGTCTGAAAAAATCACCTGATAAATCAGATATAATACTCTATATATTCGTCGGTCTTCATATTGAAAAGTTCAAATATACGGTCACGGACGTATAAAAAGTTCTCACCTGTCCTGTTTCGGTGTTCGCCAAGAGGGACTTTTACGATACTCTTTATCCTGCCGGGGTCTGCCATCATCACAACTATCCTGTCAGCAAGAAATACTGCTTCTTCGATATCGTGGGTAACAAATATGATAGTCTTTTTCTCCTCGTGGGATATCCTTAGGATATCCTCCTGAAGCTTCATTCTTGTGATAGCATCAAGGGCACCGAATGGTTCGTCCATGAATATGATATCGGGGTCAACCGCAAGACCTCTTGCTATGGCAACTCTCTGCTGCTGTCCACCCGAAAGCTGTCTGGGATAGCGCTTTTCATACCCGCTCAGCCCCACCAGTTCAAGGTACTTCTTCGCAATTTCCGCACGCTCGGACTTGGGAACTTTTTTTGATTCAAGTCCCAGTTCCACATTTTTCTGAACATTTCTCCAGGGGAGAAGTCCGTAATTCTGGAAGATGGTTATGTTGTTGATCGAGGGTGAAGTTACTTCCTTTCCGTCAATCGTAACAGTACCGCTGTTGACCTTTTCAAACCCTGCCAGCGCGTTCAGAAGTGTACTTTTTCCACAGCCGGAAGGTCCCAGAAGGCATATAAATTCTCCCTTGTCAATGCTGAGAGAAACGTTATCCAGTGCAACAAACTTTTTGCCGTCCTGAACATAATTCTTGCAGGCA from Ruminococcus albus AD2013 includes:
- a CDS encoding folate family ECF transporter S component, with product MQTNNSAAKNNIRVFGTVAVMTASAILAALSIILGKFLSIPVGNSIRIGFENLPIVIASILFGPVIGAATAVAADIVGCILHGYPINPIITVGALCIGLISGYVYRQIAKNDTEHISTDRSMHWVKIFISVVAAYAIGLMVIKSLGLYIAYGTPFQTIVFRVITASVSAIIDATIVWALMQNKSFMKEIGRIIKR
- a CDS encoding bifunctional folylpolyglutamate synthase/dihydrofolate synthase — its product is MTYEQTLGYLRKAATRGSVLGLDRVKELLHLLGDPQEKLKIIHISGTNGKGSFAAMLSSVLRCSGYRTGSFCSPAMTGVTDSYRINGAEISKDRFADLIGTIVPIAESMAEKPTEFEVIAAAAYLLFAEENCDIAVVECGMGGDGDATNVMKAPLLSVITNVALDHCGFLGSTTAEIAGHKAGIIKQDCPAYFGGKDSDALAVISKRAEQLGAPLALYDDSPLSDISYSLDGISFRWKGENYMVPLCGTYQRDNIVNLMCCVDILRKHGMTIDTDSLRKGLAETVWQGRFEVMYRDPYVVYDGAHNPDGIAKAAESIEMYFPDKAVLLIGVMADKDYRLYADMLGRFIEKVYTVTPDNPRALNSAALAEVFADKNIAAESFEYLPDGVSAAYEHAKEKGLPLIALGSLYMYREFREAMKLILDKTIST
- a CDS encoding family 43 glycosylhydrolase, translating into MKISSNVKKLTTAALAGAMLFSQSAFPSDVATSANAEESYYYYDTFEDSSDNWEVRGAGELTLSGRHPFAGTNALLIKDRTSAWQGLQKTLDTSYFIPGQSYSFSVHVDYEDGESQQTFLLSLQYTDSTGTVNYAHIAEGTASRGQWMELSNPSFQLPDDASDMILYVETVDVTGNFYIDEAKVVSVGGSGSSSKPKRDGRGDVNFDGDIDVMDLLLAKRGLIRGFEDTNSEKAADVDKSGEVNSDDISALQDYILGKIDKFPTVYKIDLTEMASKFGYVNLEKCYKKDSENNPLISQYFGADPGVMEYNGRVYIFMTDDHLLYSNGKVKDIEYSSINCLRCISSDDLVNWTDHGLINAAGSNGLCKWGGNSWAPTACHKKINGKEKFFLYFANGGNGIAVLEADSPTGPWKDPIGKALISRQTPNCGNVEWLFDPAVLVDDDGTGYLYFGGGVPNSQYAHPKTARCVKLSDNMTSIVGTPQAIDAPYLFEDSGIHKFNGKYYYSYCSNFNTGGNQYGLTGGAINYMVSSSPLGPFTYKGEAFKGIGTFFGTGGNNHHTFFKFNNQWYLTYHAQYLQDSMGLKGGYRSTHIDKVNINSDGTIQAVTGTKKGLSQIKSFDPYKTQRAATFSHQGGITISGSGNSIVQAKKGSWYRVQGVDCGSNAQNLTLKASSSTGCIVKVCTGSASGKAVTYVEIPAGSSMQEITVPVVDLSGKNDLYFVFNNNASVDSWSLS
- a CDS encoding glycoside hydrolase family 5 protein gives rise to the protein MLKKLISGLTAAASACTIVLAPASGIAEKSAAVIPASAATADSYHDDWLHVNENAEVVDMNGNPVWMTGCNWFGYNVGSQVFDGVWSLNMHQALNEIADHGFNLLRVPMSTEILLQWKNRKPDPIIKLNEWKNPELTLEGVEGGTPMYSFDIWNKAVEWCRENGIKIMMDVHCATTNAAGHNYALWYDSNYSEKDWLDALAWFADYYKDDDTIIAIDLKNEPHGKKDDGIFAKWDGSSDANNWRYAAEKGAKACLDKNPNLLIMVEGIEVYPKFEKGFDWNSGSTDYAHYGDPDYQPYHGAWWGGNFRGARDYPVNLGKYQSQLVYSPHDYGPLVYEQSWFHLQGKGPNYTSYKFDRKSLLKEYWYDSWAFLVEEKISPLLMGEWGGRIDSVNDPSGANKHWMEVLRDYMIEKRIHHTFWCFNENSSDTGGLIASDGNWDHWDEEKYEFVKPSLWQDEKGKFISLDHKIKLGKSGNGISLSDYYSTSHSDPDPDPDPQPQNNDYPKNVKVNYSTQYHQVQFIWDKVQGADKYGIAVYLAGKWRVQTSNITTNNYVTPKNLTPGMTYKVAVAARVNGKWNTTDPIKNAITVTIK
- the cooS gene encoding anaerobic carbon-monoxide dehydrogenase catalytic subunit yields the protein MSENKHKHCHEHEHHHEHHHEHDHHSPAHIHSHRNIIGFDEHGIPTVILKASHSEGEADDPQAFIRDYMNAVTEYKKTFPSKQDVIDQTPDPAVREMLLRMEQLGIDTAFDRFDKQKPQCNFGLAGICCKICNMGPCRITAKSPKGICGADADLIVARNLLRSAAAGAAQHGMHAREVMLALKWAAEGKLDVPIMGEQKIRSTAEAFGIKQKNRQLKNVAKDLADALLEDMSRSVPGEYKTISACAVPERQEVWKDLDILPISAYHEVFEAYHKSGCATDGDWKSVMQQFLRCGLAFTFSGVVGASIATDSLFGVGDRVTSKVNIGALEKGYVNIAVHGHLPLLVSQIVEAGKREDLIELAKKAGAKGIRFYGICCSGLSAMYRYAGVIPLSNAVSAELVLGTGALDLWVADVQDVFPSIMEVAHCFKTTVVTTSESARLPGAERYEYDHHHSNIGETKALAEKIVRRAIESFEARKGIPVYIPPYEVEAEVGFSVEYIHKRFGSMKPLAEAIKDGRILGIVNMVGCNNPKVLYEKCIVDVADVLLKNNVLIISNGCASFPLMKLGYCAVSGKEKAGESLREFLEPDLPPVWHVGECIDNTRSSGIFAGVAGALGHKMYEMPFAFSSPEWGNEKGIDAALGFRLNGISSYHCVEAQIYGSKNVIEFLKYGTLETLGSSMNVDTDPVKLGEKIVADMKAKRKALGWDK
- a CDS encoding ABC transporter ATP-binding protein, whose protein sequence is MYIEVKDACKNYVQDGKKFVALDNVSLSIDKGEFICLLGPSGCGKSTLLNALAGFEKVNSGTVTIDGKEVTSPSINNITIFQNYGLLPWRNVQKNVELGLESKKVPKSERAEIAKKYLELVGLSGYEKRYPRQLSGGQQQRVAIARGLAVDPDIIFMDEPFGALDAITRMKLQEDILRISHEEKKTIIFVTHDIEEAVFLADRIVVMMADPGRIKSIVKVPLGEHRNRTGENFLYVRDRIFELFNMKTDEYIEYYI